The Nitrospira sp. genome contains a region encoding:
- the tatA gene encoding twin-arginine translocase TatA/TatE family subunit yields MFGTMGFSELIIILVIVLIIFGAGRLPQIGEGVGKALKGFRKEVNEPPQPSSGQVQQETGQPPQPVQAPAAVTTTPPAVTSPSPTPAKLNVPYVPGPELTPGTTASLLYNSNPQTPQASMSPPNQRSASIASQVVSMEERAAAPPPTARASYPSLPAGAHAKPAAKRPSAIVNKDAVARVQAQQAALKAKATPSVGVSPDDLQHLGEGLGEVVRSFRQAVTDVRSSVDPQMRTIQAEMDAAQKEIQQSIDAAKELPPVQDDAPRST; encoded by the coding sequence ATGTTCGGCACAATGGGTTTTTCCGAACTCATTATTATTCTAGTGATTGTGCTGATCATTTTTGGGGCGGGGCGTCTACCACAGATCGGTGAGGGTGTCGGCAAGGCGCTGAAGGGGTTTAGGAAAGAAGTCAACGAACCTCCCCAGCCTTCTTCGGGTCAGGTCCAGCAGGAAACCGGACAACCACCACAACCAGTTCAGGCTCCTGCGGCTGTCACAACAACCCCGCCCGCCGTCACATCACCGTCTCCGACACCGGCCAAACTGAATGTTCCCTACGTCCCGGGGCCCGAGCTCACACCTGGCACCACGGCCTCGTTGCTCTACAATTCAAACCCACAAACTCCCCAAGCGTCGATGTCCCCGCCAAATCAACGCTCCGCGTCAATCGCAAGCCAAGTGGTGTCGATGGAGGAACGGGCTGCAGCTCCCCCTCCGACGGCTCGTGCCTCGTACCCATCGTTGCCGGCCGGTGCTCATGCGAAACCAGCCGCAAAACGTCCTTCAGCCATCGTCAATAAGGATGCGGTCGCCCGTGTGCAGGCGCAACAAGCTGCTCTCAAAGCGAAAGCGACGCCGTCCGTTGGAGTATCGCCGGATGACCTCCAGCATCTGGGTGAAGGTCTTGGGGAGGTCGTACGATCGTTTCGGCAAGCCGTGACTGATGTCCGAAGCAGTGTCGACCCTCAGATGCGTACCATCCAAGCTGAAATGGATGCAGCGCAAAAGGAAATCCAACAATCCATCGACGCTGCTAAGGAACTCCCGCCTGTACAAGACGACGCACCAAGATCCACGTGA
- a CDS encoding M24 family metallopeptidase yields MNLTAHHARIAAIQEALRDAQTVDGWLFYDFRGSDPLAYRVLLLDPTRHVTRRWYYWIPASGEPVKLLHKIEPHVLDELPGQTQHYVSWEQQRMALASLLRGRRRIAMQYSPFNAVPYLSRVDAGTIELMRSFGLEVVTSADLVQRFEAVWTDAQLESHRYAVTTLRSIVDDAFSHVASCVTHERPLSEYGLQQFILSRIRDAGMTTSSAPIAAVNAHSADPHYGPAESGSSPIARDNLVLIDLWAKQTAPGAVYGDITWTGYTGTHVPAKQRMIFEQVRRGRDAALSFVQEQVAAGRFPCGWEVDDVCRHVIREAGYGDFFIHRTGHSIGEEVHGNGANIDNLETQDGRQLMPKTCFSIEPGIYLPGEFGIRSELDVYVSDREAVVHGLPLQTEVVPLL; encoded by the coding sequence ATGAACCTCACTGCGCACCATGCGCGGATCGCCGCGATCCAAGAAGCGCTTCGGGACGCCCAGACAGTTGATGGATGGCTCTTCTACGACTTTCGCGGAAGTGACCCGTTGGCCTATCGGGTGTTGCTCCTTGATCCGACTCGGCATGTCACCCGGCGCTGGTACTATTGGATCCCTGCGAGCGGGGAACCGGTCAAACTCCTTCATAAGATCGAACCCCACGTGCTGGATGAATTACCCGGTCAAACGCAGCACTACGTATCGTGGGAACAGCAGCGAATGGCATTGGCTTCCCTCTTGCGAGGTCGACGCCGAATTGCCATGCAGTATTCACCGTTCAACGCTGTGCCGTACCTCTCGAGGGTCGATGCGGGTACGATCGAGCTCATGCGGAGTTTCGGGCTCGAGGTGGTCACATCAGCCGATCTGGTTCAACGTTTTGAGGCTGTCTGGACAGATGCGCAACTGGAATCTCATCGATACGCCGTGACGACGCTCAGAAGCATCGTCGATGACGCTTTCTCTCATGTCGCGTCTTGTGTGACCCACGAACGTCCGTTATCCGAATACGGCCTGCAACAATTCATTCTCTCTCGTATACGCGACGCGGGCATGACGACATCCAGTGCTCCGATTGCCGCGGTAAATGCCCATAGTGCCGATCCCCATTATGGTCCGGCCGAATCCGGCTCCTCGCCTATTGCTCGAGACAATTTGGTGCTGATTGATCTGTGGGCTAAACAAACCGCACCCGGGGCAGTCTACGGCGACATTACCTGGACTGGCTACACCGGTACGCACGTGCCGGCAAAGCAACGCATGATCTTTGAACAGGTGCGGCGAGGGCGCGATGCGGCACTGTCATTTGTCCAGGAACAGGTCGCTGCGGGACGATTTCCATGCGGCTGGGAGGTCGACGATGTCTGCCGCCACGTGATTCGCGAGGCAGGCTATGGCGACTTCTTCATTCACCGAACCGGTCACTCAATCGGTGAGGAAGTTCATGGCAACGGGGCTAATATCGACAACCTGGAAACTCAGGACGGTCGTCAACTCATGCCGAAAACCTGTTTTTCCATCGAGCCGGGGATCTACCTTCCCGGAGAGTTCGGAATCAGGAGTGAGCTCGATGTCTATGTCTCGGATCGTGAAGCCGTTGTGCACGGTCTACCGCTTCAGACAGAGGTTGTGCCGCTGCTTTGA
- a CDS encoding gamma-glutamyl-gamma-aminobutyrate hydrolase family protein: MNPVIGVTPDFNAGDRKDMGGREPTYFLRARYIRAIEELGGIPLILPLVAEPSARRRLLDRVDGLLMTGSGPDLPPSLYGERQRYKFPLVSERRADFELELVRQARMRDLPLLGICGGMQAINVACGGSLFQDIPAQVPNAMDHRQKRKAIHVSHAVTVALKSLLNKVVASEKLMVNSSHHQSVKTVAPSLIASAVAPDGIIEAIESPGHRFLLAIQWHPEFLFERHAVHRRLFEALLRAARRTRS, translated from the coding sequence ATGAACCCTGTCATCGGCGTGACGCCAGACTTCAATGCCGGTGACAGGAAAGACATGGGTGGGCGAGAGCCGACCTACTTCCTGCGAGCCCGCTATATTCGAGCCATCGAAGAACTCGGTGGAATCCCTCTTATCCTTCCCTTAGTGGCTGAGCCTTCCGCTCGACGTCGGCTTCTGGACAGGGTCGACGGACTCCTCATGACCGGCAGCGGGCCGGACCTTCCGCCCAGTCTTTACGGAGAGCGACAGCGCTACAAGTTTCCGCTGGTCAGTGAGCGCCGCGCCGATTTTGAGCTGGAGTTAGTCCGTCAGGCGAGAATGCGAGACCTCCCGTTGCTAGGAATCTGCGGAGGTATGCAAGCGATCAATGTCGCGTGCGGAGGCAGTCTCTTTCAGGACATTCCCGCACAAGTTCCGAACGCGATGGACCATCGTCAAAAGAGGAAGGCCATCCATGTCTCGCATGCGGTCACCGTGGCTCTCAAGAGTCTCCTGAACAAGGTCGTCGCAAGCGAGAAGCTCATGGTCAATAGTTCCCATCACCAATCGGTCAAGACGGTGGCTCCGTCGCTTATCGCAAGTGCCGTTGCACCCGACGGCATCATAGAAGCGATCGAATCTCCCGGGCATCGATTTCTGCTTGCTATTCAGTGGCATCCCGAATTTTTATTTGAGCGTCATGCGGTCCATCGGCGGCTGTTCGAAGCCTTATTGCGCGCGGCTCGACGAACCCGCTCATGA